One genomic window of Dermacentor albipictus isolate Rhodes 1998 colony unplaced genomic scaffold, USDA_Dalb.pri_finalv2 scaffold_108, whole genome shotgun sequence includes the following:
- the LOC135913283 gene encoding uncharacterized protein encodes MSGVAQSLPLDTDAFGRKMSSSARAVSVAASGRGNRASVAPPGYRYLLPTLPSGETMKECLFLHCDVAGRPYRLEDFRDPLQELGVLKDVTGIGPFQMTHVWLIKLRTPEVKEVLVRAGGLEVKGRFCAVIDPVQQDITLKVHWVPFHVTGEALKKAFDHYGEVKEVRQEDWKVRGFEQAESTTRIVRMTLRENLTPDSLPHLFKIFGGSVLVVVPGRAPICLRCRRKGHIRRDCRVPRCSECREFGHEEHDCVRTYARVTGSTQPDDEGLELMEEEVTEKLTASSETPVQQVASVANKVATPSASTQDATAGRKQKERRRNEEEKTPPAPAETEPGCDALNVEMDAEPETPYETPDELATEEPAVPSKRHRSDAPEEETPADSVQRLEPQWMVVRSTRAKKGKSAPPQRSASLTREGQATQ; translated from the coding sequence atgtcaggggtggcgcAGTCTCTGCCTCTGGACACGGACGCGTTCGGACGCAAGATGTCGAGCTCTGCAAGGGCGGTTTCAGTGGCCGCGTCTGGCCGTGGTAACAGGGCTTCTGTCGCCCCACCGGGATATCGGTATCTACTACCGACTTTGCCATCAGGCGAAACTATGAAGGAGTGTCTGTTCTTACATTGTGACGTTGCCGGGAGACCATACCGCCTCGAAGACTTCCGTGACCCACTGCAAGAACTCGGTGTATTGAAAGACGTGACCGGTATTGGGCCCTTCCAAATGACGCATGTGTGGCTCATCAAGCTACGAACTCCAGAGGTGAAGGAAGTGCTGGTTAGAGCGGGAGGCCTGGAGGTAAAAGGGCGCTTTTGCGCCGTCATTGACCCAGTGCAACAAGACATCACACTCAAAGTACACTGGGTTCCATTCCACGTTACCGGGGAAGCATTGAAGAAGGCTTTCGACCACTATGGCGAAGTGAAAGAAGTAAGACAAGAAGATTGGAAGGTGAGGGGCTTCGAGCAAGCTGAGTCTACCACGCGTATTGTGCGGATGACGCTCCGAGAGAACTTAACACCGGACTCTCTGCCCCATTTGTTCAAGATCTTTGGTGGCTCTGTGCTGGTTGTCGTTCCCGGGAGAGCTCCGATTTGCCTGCGGTGTCGACGCAAAGGACACATTAGAAGAGACTGCAGAGTGCCAAGGTGTTCTGAGTGCCGGGAATTCGGCCATGAAGAACATGATTGCGTACGTACGTATGCAAGAGTTACGGGCAGCACGCAACCCGACGACGAAGGTCTGGAATTGATGGAAGAGGAGGTAACGGAGAAACTGACAGCGTCCTCGGAAACGCCGGTTCAACAGGTGGCAAGTGTCGCAAATAAGGTGGCAACGCCATCCgcgtcgacacaggacgccacagcaggaagaaagcagaaagaaagaagaaggaatgaagaagagAAGACGCCGCCTGCGCCCGCAGAAACGGAGCCCGGGTGTGACGCGTTGAACGTGGAGATGGACGCGGAGCCAGAGACGCCATATGAGACGCCGGATGAGTTGGCCACTGAGGAGCCAGCCGTGCCTTCCAAGAGGCACCGAAGCGATGCTCCAGAAGAGGAGACGCCGGCTGACAGTGTTCAGCGCCTGGAGCCGCAGTGGATGGTGGTCCGGTCGACCCGGGCCAAGAAAGGGAAGTCCGCCCCACCGCAACGGTCAGCGTCGCTCACCCGAGAAGGGCAGGCGACGCAGTGA